A stretch of Limanda limanda chromosome 7, fLimLim1.1, whole genome shotgun sequence DNA encodes these proteins:
- the bcap31 gene encoding B-cell receptor-associated protein 31: protein MSLQWTAVATFLYAEVFFILLLCIPFISPKRWSKIFKSRIVQTIALYGNTSFMVAIAILVFLLIDAFREVRKYSVPEKVDLTNNPNAVEHIHMKLFRAQRNEYIAGFALLLCLLLRRLATLLSQQASLMASNEAFKKQAEGASNAAKKYMEENEELQEKLRNAGVEVPEAGKKGAGPQEENKNLKEEVKTLKEERDASKKALQKSDSDVRAMKKQAENLTVEYDRLLEEHSKLLATSDKKSD, encoded by the exons ATGAGTCTTCAGTGGACGGCGGTCGCCACCTTCCTCTACGCAGAGGTCTTCTTCatcctgctgctctgcatcCCCTTCATCTCGCCCAAGAG GTGGAGTAAGATCTTCAAGTCTCGTATCGTGCAGACCATCGCTCTGTATGGAAACACCTCGTTCATGGTGGCCATCGCCATCCTCGTCTTCCTGCTCATCG acGCGTTCCGTGAGGTCAGGAAGTACAGCGTCCCGGAGAAGGTCGACCTGACCAACAACCCCAACGCCGTCGAACACATTCACATGAAGCTGTTCAGAGCTCAGAGGAACGAGTACATCGCCGGCTTCGCCCTGCTGCTGTGcct gttGCTGCGTCGGCTGGCCACTCTGCTCTCCCAGCAGGCTTCTCTCATGGCCTCCAACGAAGCCTTCAAGAAGCAGGCGGAGGGCGCCAGCAACGCCGCCAAGAAATACATGGAGGAGAatgaagagctgcaggag AAACTGCGTAATGCTGGAGTGGAGGTGCCGGAGGCCGGGAAGAAGGGAGCAGGACCACAGGAGGAGAACAAGAACctgaaagaggaggtgaagactctgaaggaggagagagacgccAGCAAGAAAG CTCTGCAGAAGTCGGACAGTGACGTTCGAGCGATGAAGAAACAGGCAGAGAACCTGACAGTGGAATACGACAGACTGCTGGAGGAGCATAGCAAGCTGCtg GCGACCAGCGACAAGAAGTcagactga